The Ehrlichia chaffeensis str. Arkansas DNA segment CCGCAATATCAGTTACATAATCTGTCATATTTTTCTCATATATTAGCCAAGTTTTACGCTAATACCTTAAACTAAAGAAGAAAATTTATCTAGAAATTTTCTATAAAATTACTGCATATACTAAATATCAAAAAGCTTTACAATAACCAAATTAAGAAGATTTTCACAAAAAATATATATCAATTTATATGCTACTAATAATACTTATAATCATAAGTTATGGAAAATATAACATTTATATTTCAATGTTAACCAAGAAAATAATTATTAAGATACTATATAATTAATTATGTACACACATTACAATACCCAGTCCAATATTAAGCTACATAAAACTAACTTTACAAATAGTTACCACTAATATTTAAAGTATATTCTAATAAATATAACATTAAGCACCACAATAACAAATACATAGTAAATCATAACAATTTACCTAAAACATATAGAACAACACTATTTATTTTATTATCCAGCAATTGTAATGCCATCTATTCTTATTGTAGGAGAATTGACTGAACTAAAAAATACCAAATCATTTGCAATGGACATTTCAGAAAACATATATTGTAACTTACTAGCAATGGTGATTTCATTTACTGGATAAGATATTTTACCATTCTCTATAAAAAATCCTGATGCACCTTGACTATAATCACCAGTAATTAAATTTACTCCAAAACCAAAAAGATCAGTAATATAAAGCCCACTTTTTATATCTGAGATTAACTCTTGAACAGACAAAATTCCATTCTGTATATAAAAATTGCTAACACCAGGACTTACTGATGCATTAGAATGCCTTACAGCATTTCCAGTAGTTTTCAGTTTCAACTTATTAGCTGAACGTATATCTAAAATCCAACTTTTTAATATACCATTTTCTACTACTAACTTTTTATTACCAACAACTCCTTCTCCATCAAAAGGCCTTGAAGATAGGCCAGATAACATTAATGGATCATCTACTATAAAAATGTCATCTGAAAAAATCTTTTTATTAATATAATTATTTAAAAATGAAGCTTCATTAGCTATATTATCCCCCCTTATAGCACTGGCAAAGTTTTTTAACAATGTACCAGCTACCCTATTCTCAATCACGATTGGTACTTTACAGGTCTGTAATTTTCCAGGGTTTAATCTCTTAACTGCTCTTAATGCAGCTTCCTTACCTATTTTTACAGGATCTTTCATACGACTTAAGTTGCATACGGAAGAAAAATCATATCCTACTTCCATTTTATCATCTGTACCAGCAATAACAGAAATACTACTTACAAAATTAGATTTACTATAAGAACCTATAAAACCATTTGTAGTTGCTAAAACAACATCTGTTATACCATGAGAAAATGAAGATCCTTCTGAATTGACAACTTGATTATCATAAGATAACGCAGCATTTTCCATATCTTCAACAATTTTTTTACATTGATCAACTGTAATATTAGTCTTATCTAATATCATTAGGTCATTACTAGTTAACAAATGTTCTTTATTAATAAAATCATTATATAAAGAAATATATGGATCTCCTGTAGATAATTTTGCCATAGCAACAGCTTGATCTATAGATTCTGATACATTAGAAAGTTCATTAGAAGAAACACATGCAAATTGATTATTATTCACAATAACTCTTATTCCCATTTTACAGTTTTTAGATTGAATAACTTCATCAATCTTATGGAGACGTTGCGATAAAGATAACCTATTATTCTGATAAATTACTACATCACCAATGTAACCCATACTTTTTATCTTTTTTACAGCATCTTCAGCTACATTTAAAATCTCCAATTTATCCTCCATCAACCAATACTAGAAAAAAATTCTCTTCTTAATTCCATGTTATCTTGAAAAACTCCAATTGCACAAGTCGTTTGTAATTCCAAATTATGCTTGTCTTCCTCTTCACAGCATACAATACAATCATGTACTGCTTCAACAGCAACAATTATCCCTTTCGGAGCTAAACAATGATCTAAGGCGTTTGCTATTTCTACAGTTAATTTCTCTTGAAGTTGCAATCTTTTTGTAAAACAGTTAATTAATTTTACAATTTTACCTACTCCAAATACTAACTTATCAGGAACATACCCAATACTAATTTTACCTCTCATTGGAACAATATGATGCTCACAATACGATGTAAATTCAGTATTTTTAAAAATCACCATATCATTATAATTCTCATTAAGTAAAACTAAATCTTGCATAGAATATATATCTACTTGATATCCTGAAAAAAATCTTTTATAGACATCCAATACACGTTTAGCAGTATTAACAAGACCTTCTCTATTTGGATCATCACCTATCCATCTTATTAGTAAATTAACAGCTTCTTCGGCTTCACTATCAGAAGGTTTGCCATTTCTCATAAATTCTCACTTATTAATTCAACGATTCAAAACCACTAATTATCTCTATTAAGTCAGTAGTTATAGAAGCCTGCCTAGAACGATTATATTCTAATGCCAACCTATTTAACATATCTTTAGTATTACGATTCGCAGATTCCATAGCAACCATACGAGAACAATGTTCACTAGCAGAATTCTCCAAAAACGCAATATACATTAAATTTAGTACATAACCCAAACTTATAGTAGATAAAACATCAACATACGTTGGTTCATATTGATATACTTCTTTCAACAACATAGGAATTCCAAGATTACAAGGAATTAATTGTTGAGCATCAGGTTTTTGTAATATAGTCGTGTAAAATTTATTAAATAGTATCATGACATTATCAAACTGATCAAAATCAATACCACTATTATATACAAAAAGCTTAAAATACAAAAAATCTGTAATAGACTTAGTATTAGAAAATACATTCAATATCTTATCTGAATATTGACTATACATCATATCATATGCCTTTTTGCCAAAAAATATTAATTTTACTTCCTTATTACTACTTTCTAACTTTTCAACATAAGATTTAGTAAACTTAACTATCAAATTATTAAAATTACCACATAACCCTCTATCAGAAGACATTACAACCAATAAAACTCTTTCTTTTTTAGCTATAGAAGCACAATTATGCACCCCATCCGAAGGAACATAATCTACAATACTACTAAGCTCTAATAAGTGTTTTTTAGCATTCTCCAATTTTTGCTGAACGCGATGCAGCTTAGCAGCAGATATCATCTGCATAACCTTAGTAGTCTTTTGTATAGACTTAACACTTTTTATTCTCAATAATAAAGCTTTAAGATTGGCCATAAATCTTAATTAAAAATACCTAACTAAAGTATATTATCTTTTACTAGTTACACAAGAATTTTATACAGATAAAAAACTATTCCTATTACATAAAGCGACCGTGTTTTTTTCTTACATCACCAGACTTAGGAGAAGGTAAAGGTGCTACATCATCTAATGAAGAGTCACTACTACTATTAATTACTCCTTGTAATCCTGAAGCAATCTCAGTAACACTAGTATCCATCAATACATCACCAGATCCCTTTCTTTTGCGCCGTGAAGAAGATTGCTTATCAGATGCCTCAGATCCTTTCTCCTGTGATACTAAACCTTCAAAAAATCGTAATTTCTCAGAAAAATTTCTCTTATATCGTTCCCCTGCCCTCTTTACAATTATAGGATCCAAAGCGTCGTCTGCTTCAGTAACTCCACTGCTTCCTTCTTCTCTTATACTATCGAAAGATAAATCTTTTAGACCTTCTTCAGACTCTTGACTAGTATCCTCCGAAGTTTTAGAAAATCCAAAAGCTTTTAACACTAATTTCGTACTTTTCAATGCATATGATGACGACGTTATATCACCTGTTTTTTGACACGCTTGTTCTGATGATGCGGCAACACCACCTTCAGTGTTACAAACAACCCCATCATCCAAGGATAAATCTTCTAGAGTGTCATCATCACATTGACTTATATCCCATCCTGTTCTAGACAACTTGTAAAGACTATCTCCTCTAAATTGCCCTGTAGATGATACATCATCAGCAGATAAAGATTTTTTACTTATCTCATCACCTCCAGCAGTAGGAAGGTCTCCTTCACTTTTAGAATGCTTTATAACTCTTGGTATCAACCCTGGCATTAAAATTTCACCTTTTACAGATGGTTTCACGTCTTTATAAATCTTACTGTCATTCTCAATTCTAAGTTGAAGTCCAATATTTCTTAAACCCTGTAAGGCTTGTTTCAATATATCCTCAGTAACATGAACTTCTTCCGGTAACAACGTAGGCGATGCTTTTCCACCTTTTCCTGATCCTTTTTTAGATTCCACACCTCCTCTTAAATCTGAACTTAGTTGGAATGCTGCTGAACCGCGAGGAATTTTAGATGTACTTTTACCTTGTTCTGATCCTGCTACTAACTTTTCATCTGCACCTGATACAACACTTTGATCAACAGTCATAGCTTGATCTGAAGTACCTGGACTAGATGCTGAACTTGCACCCACCACTTTATGTTGCTGTTGATTACTTAAACCGCTTGGTAATACACGAGACGTGCTTCTATCCTCCTCTGATCCTGCTACTAACTTTTCATCTGCACCTGATACAACACTTTGATCAACAGTCATAGCTTGATCTGAAGTACCTGGACTAGATGCTGAACTTGCACCCACCACTTTATGTTGCTGTTGATTACTTAAACCGCTTGGTAATACACGAGACGTGCTTCTATCCTCCTCTACTCCTGATACTAACTTTTTATCTGCATCTGATTTAACACCTTGATCATGCTGACCCTGAGATACTATATCACCACCACGTTCTTGTACCATTAAACTACTATCTACAGTATCCTGATCCGGCAATGAAATTTCAGAGCCCAACAAAGTCCTATTCTCATTACAGAATCTTTCATATTCTTCCTCTTCCTTTAAACCAAAATCTAATAACACTTCTTGTACACTTTCTAACACTTTTACAACATTTGGTTTTTCTGTCACTGATAAACTACTAAGACCTACACTACAAAAGATACTCAACATACAATTTTTAAGACTTTTACACTCTTGTAATATTGACACACAAATCTCACGTGTTAATCCTGTATCTGAACAATCAGATGCTCTTTTAATCAATTCATCATATTTTCCAAATACAATATTAGACAATCCACCTAACGATATAACTTGATTATTCAATGATTGCTGTAATCTAGACAGTCCAATTGAATCCCCATCATCTAAACATATTAACTGTCCAACTAATGCTTTAACATCCTGTTGTGTTTTATTACATGTATACTCAAATACTGTACTTTCTGGTACCACTTCTCCTCCTGGTTGAGTAGGCTTCCCATCCACATTCCATGGATTATCCAAAGAAGCAAAACTTACTAACAATTTTTCTGATGTCTCTCGTATACTTGCACATAATATATTTTCTTGAGTAAGCTGCTGATTTGCTACGTCATGCAAAAGCTTTATACAATTTTTTAACACTGCTAAATCTTGTGACTTATCGCTCAGAGATTCTTTCTTAGATTCTAAAATTTCACCCACTTCAAATACATTTGTCAAATTGGCGTGACATTCTTTGACTATATCAAAAATGTTCTTTATCAATTCTGTAGATGGTAACGTTATACCTTCTCGATTATTTAGTATATCAAAACGTTCTTTATTTCGTTTAGACAGTTGATTATATTGATCACATAATGCTTTAACATTAATTAATAATTGTTTTACATCAAGTCCCTTACTTCCATCACACAATTTTTTTACATCGTGCAATATACCTTGAAATGTAGATAATAGATCTTCTGATGTAGTTTGTTCACTAGTAACTTGCTGTTCACTTACTGCAGATGCACCTGGTATAGGATAAGGTTTACTTCCTTCTGTCTGCGACGCTAATGTAGATGATAGATCTCCTGATGTAGTTTGTTCACTAGTAACTTGCTGTTCACTTACTGCAGATGCACCTGGTATAGGATAAGGTTTACTTCCTTCTGTCTGCGACGCTAATGTAGATGATAGATCTCCTGATGTAGTTTGTTCACTAGTAACTTGCTGTTCACTTACTGCAGATGCACCTGGTATAGAATAAGGTTTACTTCCTTCTGTCTGCGATGCCAATTGAGTCAAATTCAGACCAGCAGATGATAATTTTTCACGTATTTTGTGATATTTTGATAACTCATCCCTAGATACATTAGTTATTAACATTTCAGCCTGTTTTGATACATCCACTAACATAAAAGATTGCACATCTTCAACCATACTATCTAGATCTTTGTTATATTTGTCCAATATTTCACGATAAAGATCATGCACTAGTTCTGGTGCTAATGTTTCCTCAGCAGCTAATCCATTTAATATTGCTCTATAACTTTGAAACAATGTACTATATGTAGAACACAATTTTTTTATATTATACTCATTCAAAGTTTTATCTTCAGGAAATAAATACACTCCCATTGATTGCCTTATCTGATAAAGGTTATGTCTATCATCCAGCAATTTCACTTTTCTATCTTCT contains these protein-coding regions:
- a CDS encoding TldD/PmbA family protein, which gives rise to MEDKLEILNVAEDAVKKIKSMGYIGDVVIYQNNRLSLSQRLHKIDEVIQSKNCKMGIRVIVNNNQFACVSSNELSNVSESIDQAVAMAKLSTGDPYISLYNDFINKEHLLTSNDLMILDKTNITVDQCKKIVEDMENAALSYDNQVVNSEGSSFSHGITDVVLATTNGFIGSYSKSNFVSSISVIAGTDDKMEVGYDFSSVCNLSRMKDPVKIGKEAALRAVKRLNPGKLQTCKVPIVIENRVAGTLLKNFASAIRGDNIANEASFLNNYINKKIFSDDIFIVDDPLMLSGLSSRPFDGEGVVGNKKLVVENGILKSWILDIRSANKLKLKTTGNAVRHSNASVSPGVSNFYIQNGILSVQELISDIKSGLYITDLFGFGVNLITGDYSQGASGFFIENGKISYPVNEITIASKLQYMFSEMSIANDLVFFSSVNSPTIRIDGITIAG
- the folE gene encoding GTP cyclohydrolase I codes for the protein MRNGKPSDSEAEEAVNLLIRWIGDDPNREGLVNTAKRVLDVYKRFFSGYQVDIYSMQDLVLLNENYNDMVIFKNTEFTSYCEHHIVPMRGKISIGYVPDKLVFGVGKIVKLINCFTKRLQLQEKLTVEIANALDHCLAPKGIIVAVEAVHDCIVCCEEEDKHNLELQTTCAIGVFQDNMELRREFFSSIG
- the atpG gene encoding ATP synthase F1 subunit gamma translates to MANLKALLLRIKSVKSIQKTTKVMQMISAAKLHRVQQKLENAKKHLLELSSIVDYVPSDGVHNCASIAKKERVLLVVMSSDRGLCGNFNNLIVKFTKSYVEKLESSNKEVKLIFFGKKAYDMMYSQYSDKILNVFSNTKSITDFLYFKLFVYNSGIDFDQFDNVMILFNKFYTTILQKPDAQQLIPCNLGIPMLLKEVYQYEPTYVDVLSTISLGYVLNLMYIAFLENSASEHCSRMVAMESANRNTKDMLNRLALEYNRSRQASITTDLIEIISGFESLN